In Leptospira saintgironsiae, one genomic interval encodes:
- a CDS encoding GNAT family N-acetyltransferase has translation MDLGKKNDLPQGWRMVQPEDLQILIQMEKTVFGNFSWSNYSIQSHIENHPAWIKEDTGFVFYMDLIDFSELLRIGILPEKRKKGEAESILKTLCDLFPKTILEVSNLNSSAISLYTKLGFKESGRRKSYYGPGEDAILMEKFR, from the coding sequence TTGGATCTTGGAAAAAAAAATGATCTGCCACAAGGTTGGAGAATGGTCCAACCTGAAGATTTACAAATTCTGATCCAAATGGAAAAAACCGTTTTTGGAAATTTTTCTTGGTCCAATTATTCTATCCAAAGTCATATCGAAAACCATCCGGCTTGGATCAAAGAAGATACTGGTTTCGTATTTTATATGGACTTAATAGATTTTTCAGAATTATTACGGATCGGAATTCTTCCCGAAAAACGTAAAAAAGGAGAAGCAGAATCCATTCTAAAAACACTATGCGATCTATTTCCTAAAACTATTTTAGAAGTTTCTAATTTGAATTCTTCCGCTATTTCTCTTTATACTAAATTAGGTTTTAAAGAATCGGGAAGAAGAAAATCTTATTACGGCCCTGGAGAAGACGCGATATTAATGGAGAAGTTCCGCTAA
- the ispF gene encoding 2-C-methyl-D-erythritol 2,4-cyclodiphosphate synthase, translating into MYRIGQGLDFHRLETNEARPLILGGAIIDSEYALIGHSDADIVIHALADAILGAMGLGDIGQYFPDTDPSLKNMDSKLILQKTLDLAKEKSFSLVNIDCTLIGERPKISPHRIKIQSSLSNLLGIPEDCVSVKATTTEKMGALGRTEGLGASCVVLLQKN; encoded by the coding sequence ATGTACAGAATAGGACAGGGATTAGACTTCCACAGACTGGAAACAAACGAGGCTCGCCCATTAATCTTGGGCGGAGCCATAATTGATTCAGAATATGCACTCATCGGTCATTCGGATGCCGACATCGTAATACATGCGTTAGCTGATGCAATTTTGGGAGCAATGGGACTAGGAGATATAGGACAATATTTCCCGGATACTGACCCTTCTCTTAAAAACATGGACTCCAAATTGATTTTACAAAAAACTTTAGATCTTGCTAAAGAGAAAAGTTTCAGTCTGGTAAATATTGACTGCACTTTGATAGGCGAAAGACCTAAAATTTCCCCACATAGAATAAAGATACAATCTTCCCTTTCTAATTTATTAGGAATACCTGAGGATTGTGTTTCTGTGAAAGCGACTACTACCGAAAAAATGGGAGCCTTGGGCAGAACCGAAGGATTGGGCGCAAGTTGCGTGGTACTTTTGCAGAAAAATTAA
- the nadA gene encoding quinolinate synthase NadA, protein MKTIEDIRKSLESTYMEHEIEEKLPLIQEINRLKKEKNAVLLGHNYMTPDVFHGVSDILGDSLYLSKAAAETDADIILFNGVHFMAETAKLMSPEKKVLIADLKAGCSLAESITREDVKKLKSQYPGVPVVTYVNCTAEVKAETDICCTSANAVQIVNSLDSDTVIFLPDEYLAGNVQKQTNKKIISFPGRCMVHEMYTAEDILSVRRQWPGVTVISHPECNTDVVEVSDFAGSTSQMSKYIRDSGAKDVFLVTECSMGDNLRSEFPDRQFVSSCRTCPHMKRITLEKIKDALLYEQFEIKLDPEIVEKGRMAVQRMLEVSYK, encoded by the coding sequence ATGAAAACCATAGAGGATATTCGAAAATCCCTGGAATCCACTTATATGGAACATGAGATAGAGGAAAAACTTCCTCTCATCCAGGAGATCAACCGTCTCAAAAAAGAAAAAAACGCAGTACTTTTAGGACATAATTATATGACTCCGGATGTTTTTCACGGAGTTTCGGACATACTAGGAGATTCACTTTATCTAAGTAAGGCTGCCGCTGAAACGGATGCTGATATTATTCTTTTTAACGGGGTCCATTTTATGGCGGAGACTGCAAAGCTTATGTCTCCAGAGAAGAAGGTACTCATCGCTGATCTAAAAGCCGGCTGTTCCCTCGCAGAAAGTATCACTAGAGAAGATGTTAAAAAACTAAAAAGCCAGTATCCTGGAGTTCCAGTGGTGACTTACGTCAACTGCACTGCAGAAGTAAAAGCAGAAACTGATATTTGTTGTACTTCTGCAAACGCAGTCCAGATCGTAAACTCTTTGGATAGCGATACAGTTATCTTTCTTCCCGATGAATATCTTGCGGGGAATGTTCAAAAACAAACTAATAAAAAGATCATCTCCTTTCCTGGGCGTTGTATGGTACATGAGATGTACACTGCAGAAGATATACTTTCTGTCAGAAGACAATGGCCTGGAGTTACAGTAATCTCTCACCCAGAATGTAACACAGACGTGGTAGAAGTTTCCGATTTCGCTGGATCCACTTCTCAGATGTCCAAATATATCCGTGATTCAGGCGCTAAGGACGTATTCTTAGTTACTGAATGTTCTATGGGAGATAACCTTAGATCCGAATTCCCTGATAGACAATTTGTTTCTTCTTGCCGGACCTGTCCTCATATGAAACGAATCACATTAGAAAAAATTAAAGATGCGCTTCTATATGAACAATTCGAGATCAAGTTAGATCCGGAAATTGTAGAAAAAGGAAGAATGGCAGTCCAAAGAATGCTGGAAGTGAGTTATAAGTAA
- a CDS encoding lipoprotein LipL41 has product MKKFSALLLAGAIAFSVSNCGEKVEVEYPVFPKSKEGRQLQKFLGSIRNVGLAVEKPQKSLWETVFGAGSSFIDQMPSKVFEAFDKETYYKLIDLSKRADSINEATLTLTGITKSRVKLGNQLGAEAILHIGYQKPYTECGSEMMVDYGAAALKVGGAIASIATGKQVDTGNGPISKQTGIRYMLIPLDATLIKVETGEVKKAVVSNPAKVDAGVGNLDCPSVLDSFGKALDEAALYIKDRLSPKVKTEYIKVFKDDEDPEVAGYLDDGYQEITGETPSFKKAKENWDKADKKAGGKSWGAKANLGTYYFQAGDFEKAIKYYEDAMKLTGADKNYVRELRKRVEAAAAVDDTEK; this is encoded by the coding sequence ATGAAAAAATTCTCTGCTCTGCTCCTTGCAGGAGCTATTGCATTTTCGGTTTCCAACTGCGGCGAAAAAGTTGAAGTCGAATACCCTGTTTTTCCTAAATCAAAAGAGGGACGCCAGCTTCAAAAATTCCTAGGCTCTATCCGCAACGTTGGATTAGCAGTCGAAAAACCCCAAAAAAGTCTTTGGGAAACCGTTTTCGGAGCAGGTTCCAGCTTTATTGATCAAATGCCTTCTAAAGTTTTCGAAGCTTTTGACAAGGAAACTTATTACAAACTTATCGACCTGAGCAAAAGAGCTGACTCTATCAATGAGGCTACTCTAACTCTTACCGGAATTACTAAAAGCCGTGTGAAACTCGGAAACCAATTAGGTGCAGAGGCAATTCTTCATATCGGTTATCAAAAACCATACACTGAGTGTGGAAGCGAGATGATGGTAGATTACGGCGCGGCTGCGTTGAAAGTTGGAGGAGCAATCGCTTCTATCGCAACTGGAAAACAAGTTGATACTGGAAATGGACCAATCAGCAAACAAACTGGTATCCGTTATATGCTTATTCCTCTAGATGCTACTTTAATCAAAGTAGAAACTGGAGAAGTTAAAAAAGCTGTAGTTTCTAACCCTGCAAAAGTTGATGCAGGAGTTGGTAATTTAGATTGCCCTTCCGTTCTTGACTCTTTCGGAAAAGCTTTAGACGAAGCTGCTCTTTACATCAAAGACAGACTTTCTCCAAAAGTTAAAACTGAGTATATCAAAGTATTCAAAGATGACGAAGATCCTGAAGTTGCAGGGTACCTTGACGATGGATACCAAGAGATCACTGGAGAAACTCCTAGCTTCAAAAAAGCGAAAGAGAACTGGGACAAAGCTGATAAAAAAGCTGGTGGAAAATCTTGGGGAGCAAAAGCAAACCTAGGAACTTACTACTTCCAAGCCGGAGACTTCGAAAAGGCTATCAAATATTACGAAGATGCGATGAAACTTACTGGAGCTGACAAGAACTACGTAAGAGAACTTCGTAAACGTGTAGAAGCGGCTGCTGCCGTTGATGACACTGAAAAGTAA
- the lep gene encoding LipL41-expression chaperone Lep codes for MTLKSKKLILSFGFEKSGRITSAFLLCSVFFLSDCSRTKPNLEECSDAQIHISKLIANDETMEKGVQALMLRSILKPETSEAIIRSCVENKSLLQVQCELSKEKFSDLQECKKHAPKREETEG; via the coding sequence ATGACACTGAAAAGTAAGAAATTAATACTTTCTTTCGGTTTCGAGAAAAGCGGGCGGATAACGTCCGCTTTTCTTTTATGTAGTGTATTCTTCTTGTCAGATTGCAGCAGAACAAAACCGAATTTGGAAGAATGTTCAGATGCTCAGATCCATATTTCCAAACTAATCGCAAACGATGAAACTATGGAAAAAGGTGTACAAGCATTGATGTTAAGATCCATACTAAAACCTGAGACTAGCGAAGCGATTATCAGAAGTTGTGTGGAGAATAAAAGTTTGCTCCAAGTACAATGTGAACTTTCCAAGGAAAAGTTTTCTGATCTACAGGAATGTAAAAAACATGCTCCTAAAAGGGAAGAGACTGAAGGTTAA
- a CDS encoding B12-binding domain-containing radical SAM protein, translating to MAKLKLVQLPVPPPTAFAATGNVPLAAGCLAVSARENGLEKKGLELEVLDPDITDKEGDSQLADRIAKDEPEFLGFSLYLWNTERSLHLAKEVKRRSPSTKILIGGPEVNPDNPFVLSETGYDIAVSGEAEHTFFALMDTLLKKEDPRKLPNIAVREQDGKMGIFSREENASFPLTSYPSPYLQGFVPVDPARSTYLETVRGCRSQCTYCFYPKSSNVLRTLDIPETIKLLSNLKDKGAKELVFLDPTFNHRPGFEEFLDAIIDVNSDRSMTMFGELRSEGITEKIADKLALAGFNRIELGMQSINKETLKRVKRFGSPEKVAEAARMLADRGIELLLDLIIGLPGDTPDDVMEGIEFFYGHGLGEWVQVFPLSILPGTAMRKDAESEGLVYLPKPPYRVIRTPNFSAEALSSTLFRSEDRLDRRLDETPRSLLSDPDPSVSDTFSFSPGLAEKFALEDFSISGARHVSIWWRGGNLEKSKKEFFDRLNYRFTKDPFAVTDLVLYPKTSFDPDLITEIMEEFSKVPASYLSRTLAHRGENMLHRIVLVLPHGVSFPLEWVSEIREYIPVFQEMEWEEAVQKSAELGGEFAGARIISKNENGSAWKVLKENADPESVTFADRILEKRWCWEVLGYSEK from the coding sequence ATGGCAAAGTTAAAACTAGTACAATTGCCTGTTCCTCCTCCTACAGCCTTTGCAGCTACTGGAAATGTTCCCTTGGCGGCGGGCTGCTTAGCTGTATCTGCTCGAGAGAATGGCCTGGAAAAAAAAGGCCTGGAGCTAGAAGTTTTAGATCCTGATATCACTGATAAAGAAGGCGATAGCCAACTTGCAGACAGGATCGCAAAAGATGAGCCTGAGTTTTTGGGCTTCTCACTTTATCTTTGGAATACTGAAAGAAGTCTTCATCTCGCAAAAGAAGTAAAACGTAGATCACCATCCACTAAGATCTTAATTGGTGGACCTGAAGTAAATCCGGACAATCCATTTGTTCTTTCCGAAACAGGTTATGATATAGCAGTCTCTGGAGAAGCAGAGCATACATTCTTCGCTCTTATGGACACTCTTCTCAAAAAAGAAGATCCTAGAAAATTGCCGAATATTGCAGTTAGGGAACAAGATGGAAAGATGGGAATATTTTCCCGGGAAGAGAATGCCTCCTTCCCACTGACTAGTTATCCTTCTCCTTATTTGCAGGGGTTTGTGCCTGTGGATCCTGCAAGATCTACTTACTTGGAGACTGTAAGAGGATGTAGATCTCAATGCACTTATTGTTTTTATCCTAAGAGTAGTAATGTATTAAGAACTTTAGATATACCTGAGACGATCAAACTTCTCTCCAATTTGAAAGATAAAGGAGCCAAAGAATTAGTATTCTTAGATCCTACATTCAATCATAGACCTGGCTTCGAAGAATTTTTAGATGCAATCATAGATGTAAACTCAGACAGATCCATGACTATGTTTGGAGAATTAAGATCTGAAGGAATTACAGAAAAGATCGCAGACAAACTTGCATTAGCAGGTTTCAATCGAATCGAACTAGGAATGCAATCCATCAATAAGGAAACCTTAAAACGAGTAAAACGTTTTGGAAGTCCGGAGAAGGTTGCCGAGGCCGCGAGAATGTTGGCTGATAGAGGAATTGAACTCTTATTAGATCTGATCATCGGACTTCCTGGAGATACTCCTGATGATGTGATGGAAGGGATCGAATTCTTTTATGGACATGGACTGGGAGAATGGGTGCAAGTGTTTCCCTTATCCATTTTGCCTGGAACTGCGATGAGAAAAGATGCAGAGTCAGAAGGTTTGGTTTATCTTCCTAAACCTCCTTATAGAGTGATCCGAACTCCTAATTTTAGTGCAGAAGCCCTTAGTTCCACTTTGTTTCGTTCAGAAGATAGATTGGATAGAAGGTTGGACGAAACTCCTCGAAGCCTATTATCAGATCCAGATCCTTCAGTTTCCGATACATTTTCATTTTCTCCAGGACTCGCCGAAAAATTTGCATTAGAAGATTTTTCAATATCAGGTGCAAGACATGTTTCTATTTGGTGGAGAGGAGGTAATTTAGAAAAATCTAAAAAAGAATTCTTTGATAGATTGAATTATAGATTTACTAAAGATCCTTTTGCAGTCACCGACCTGGTTTTATATCCTAAAACTTCTTTCGATCCTGACTTGATTACAGAGATTATGGAAGAATTTTCCAAGGTCCCAGCGTCTTATCTTTCTCGTACACTCGCGCACCGAGGAGAAAATATGCTTCATAGGATTGTTCTTGTTCTCCCTCATGGGGTTTCTTTTCCATTAGAATGGGTTTCTGAGATTAGAGAATATATTCCGGTTTTCCAAGAAATGGAATGGGAAGAAGCAGTTCAAAAATCAGCAGAGCTTGGAGGAGAATTTGCAGGAGCAAGGATCATTTCTAAAAATGAAAACGGCTCCGCGTGGAAAGTCCTAAAAGAAAATGCAGATCCGGAATCTGTAACCTTTGCAGATAGAATTTTAGAAAAACGTTGGTGCTGGGAAGTTTTAGGTTATTCTGAAAAATAG